A genomic window from Desulfonatronovibrio magnus includes:
- the brxL gene encoding BREX system Lon protease-like protein BrxL, translated as MMELDKKISQLFAGLVVRKDLVKTVKGNAIVPTYVLEYLLGQYCATDDEASIQSGIDTVREILSRHYVHRNEAGLIRSTIKEKGRHKVIDKISVDLNDKTDNYEAQFSNLGIKKVLVDSGTVKSHPKLLVSGVWCIADVEYVFTEDQRISPWILSSLKPIQLSNFDYDNYIETRKDFTTREWIDLLVKSIGFNPEMFGRRSKLTQLVRLIPFCERNYNLIELGPKGTGKSHIYSEFSPHGILISGGEVTVAKLFVNNQSGKIGLVGYWDVVAFDEFAGKQKQVNKALVDILKNYMANKSFSRGVETLGAEASMTFVGNTSHTVPYMLKHEALFCDLPEKYHDSAFLDRIHFYIPGWEVDIIRGEMFSDGYGFVVDYLAEILRAMRNHDYSDRYKQLYTLSSDIATRDRDAINKTFSGLMKIIFPHGQATPEEIREILDFAVEGRKRVKDQLMRIDSTYARVNFSYTDESNKKYSVKTLEEREYPKYYHRTLSENDVSEQPEDSGDPADLSAQEDTAPQQELTEQHIVIQENQRGISYEGLFGPYLKGASKITVTDPYIRAFFQIRNFMEFLESLARIKLKEEESNVHLITSEDDQKPDQQKQFLDQIKESADSIGISFTWNFNAAGSIHARHIVTDHGWKISLDRGLDIFQRYDMNDHFTFANRLQQYRPCKAFEVTFIRE; from the coding sequence ATGATGGAACTGGATAAAAAAATCAGTCAGCTTTTTGCAGGTCTTGTAGTCCGCAAAGATCTGGTCAAGACAGTCAAGGGCAACGCCATTGTGCCGACTTATGTTCTGGAATATCTGCTTGGTCAGTACTGCGCCACTGATGACGAAGCCAGCATTCAGTCCGGTATTGATACGGTCAGGGAAATTCTGTCCAGACATTATGTCCATCGCAACGAAGCAGGACTTATCCGTTCGACAATCAAGGAAAAGGGACGGCACAAGGTTATAGATAAGATCAGCGTGGACCTGAATGATAAGACAGATAACTATGAGGCTCAATTCTCTAATCTGGGTATCAAAAAGGTTCTGGTTGATTCCGGGACTGTTAAGAGTCATCCCAAGCTTCTGGTCAGTGGGGTATGGTGCATAGCTGATGTAGAATATGTGTTTACCGAAGATCAGAGGATCTCTCCGTGGATTTTATCAAGTCTCAAGCCCATTCAACTATCCAATTTTGATTATGACAATTATATAGAAACAAGAAAGGATTTTACCACCCGGGAATGGATTGACCTGCTTGTGAAAAGCATTGGTTTTAATCCTGAAATGTTTGGGCGCCGCAGCAAGCTGACCCAGCTGGTTCGTCTCATTCCTTTTTGCGAACGAAATTACAATCTTATTGAGCTTGGCCCCAAAGGGACAGGCAAATCTCATATATATTCTGAGTTTTCACCTCATGGCATACTTATCTCAGGGGGTGAAGTCACTGTGGCCAAGCTTTTTGTCAACAATCAAAGCGGCAAAATCGGCCTGGTAGGCTATTGGGATGTAGTGGCTTTTGATGAATTTGCCGGGAAGCAGAAACAGGTGAACAAGGCCCTTGTTGACATTTTGAAGAACTACATGGCCAATAAATCCTTCTCCAGAGGTGTGGAAACTCTGGGAGCTGAAGCATCCATGACCTTTGTGGGCAATACCAGTCATACTGTTCCCTATATGCTCAAGCACGAAGCCCTGTTTTGTGATCTGCCTGAAAAATATCATGATTCAGCTTTTCTGGACCGGATTCATTTTTATATCCCCGGCTGGGAGGTGGACATAATCAGAGGTGAGATGTTTTCTGACGGCTATGGATTCGTGGTAGATTATCTTGCTGAAATCTTGAGAGCCATGCGCAACCATGACTATTCAGACAGATATAAACAACTTTATACTCTGTCGTCTGATATAGCCACCAGGGATAGAGACGCTATTAACAAGACTTTTTCCGGGCTGATGAAGATTATTTTTCCTCATGGCCAGGCAACTCCTGAAGAAATTCGGGAAATCCTGGACTTTGCTGTTGAGGGCCGCAAGCGGGTCAAAGACCAGCTCATGCGCATTGACTCCACTTACGCCAGGGTTAATTTCAGCTATACAGATGAAAGCAACAAGAAATATTCAGTCAAAACCCTGGAAGAACGTGAGTATCCAAAATACTATCACCGCACCCTGAGTGAAAACGATGTCAGTGAGCAGCCTGAAGATTCAGGGGATCCTGCTGATCTGTCAGCACAAGAGGATACGGCTCCCCAGCAGGAACTTACTGAGCAGCACATAGTTATCCAGGAAAATCAGCGAGGCATTTCCTATGAAGGGCTTTTTGGCCCCTATCTTAAGGGTGCAAGCAAGATTACAGTAACAGATCCGTATATCAGGGCATTTTTTCAGATCCGCAATTTTATGGAATTTCTTGAGTCCCTGGCCAGAATCAAGCTCAAGGAAGAGGAAAGCAATGTCCATCTTATCACCTCAGAAGATGATCAAAAGCCGGATCAGCAGAAACAGTTTCTGGACCAGATCAAGGAGTCAGCAGATTCAATAGGGATAAGTTTCACCTGGAACTTTAATGCTGCCGGTTCTATACATGCCAGGCACATAGTTACTGACCACGGCTGGAAAATCAGCCTGGACCGGGGCTTAGATATATTCCAGCGCTATGATATGAATGACCACTTCACCTTTGCCAACCGCCTGCAGCAATACCGCCCCTGCAAGGCCTTTGAGGTGACTTTTATCAGGGAGTGA
- a CDS encoding IS3 family transposase (programmed frameshift) → MSKRKNHSASFKAQVALQAYKGEKTLAELASLYKVHPNQISKWKKQLIENTPELFDGSHKKRTKEKEEIEAQLYQQIGQLKVELDWLKKKLACSVKYMRHAIEPDNSFIPVSRQCELLGLPRSSYYYQQCRDNSYNELLMRMIDEQYTRRPFYGSPRMTDWLRSQGELVNHKRVERLMRKMGIMAVVPGPHTSRPHPEHNVYPYLLRNLDINRADQVWAADITYIRMDKGFLYLVAIMDWFSRYVLSWRLSNSLDVYFCLEALEEALSISKPDIFNTDQGSQFTSPKHTDRLKDAQINISMDGRGRFQDNIFIERLWRSVKYEEVYLKNYSDGRGAFENLKNYFLFYNQERPHDSLGKRTPEHAYLFDKERIN, encoded by the exons ATGTCCAAACGAAAAAATCACAGCGCTTCTTTCAAAGCCCAGGTAGCCCTGCAGGCATACAAGGGAGAAAAGACCTTGGCTGAGCTGGCCAGCCTGTACAAAGTTCATCCAAATCAAATTTCCAAATGGAAGAAGCAGCTCATTGAAAATACTCCAGAACTCTTCGATGGTTCTCACAAAAAAAGAACCAAGGAAAAAGAGGAGATAGAAGCCCAGCTATACCAGCAAATAGGCCAGCTCAAGGTGGAACTTGACTGGCTTAAAAAAAAA CTGGCCTGCTCGGTTAAGTATATGCGCCATGCTATTGAGCCTGACAACAGTTTCATCCCTGTTAGCAGGCAATGTGAACTTCTGGGACTGCCCAGATCTTCTTATTATTATCAACAGTGTCGTGACAACAGTTACAATGAGCTCCTGATGCGGATGATTGACGAACAGTACACAAGGCGTCCGTTTTACGGCAGCCCCAGAATGACTGACTGGTTACGCAGTCAGGGAGAGCTGGTCAATCACAAGCGTGTAGAGCGACTGATGCGCAAGATGGGCATCATGGCCGTAGTGCCCGGACCCCACACCAGTCGTCCACATCCGGAACATAATGTATATCCGTATCTGTTGCGTAATCTGGATATCAACCGAGCTGATCAGGTTTGGGCAGCTGACATAACCTATATCAGAATGGATAAAGGATTTCTGTACCTGGTGGCCATCATGGACTGGTTCAGCCGCTATGTTTTATCCTGGCGTCTGTCAAACTCTCTGGATGTCTACTTTTGCCTCGAGGCTCTTGAGGAAGCCCTGAGCATTAGCAAGCCGGATATTTTTAATACTGACCAGGGATCTCAGTTTACAAGCCCTAAACATACAGACAGACTAAAAGATGCCCAGATCAATATCAGCATGGATGGGCGAGGTCGCTTCCAGGACAACATATTTATCGAACGTCTTTGGCGATCAGTAAAATACGAAGAGGTCTACCTCAAGAATTACAGTGATGGCCGAGGTGCCTTCGAAAATTTGAAGAATTATTTTCTCTTTTATAATCAGGAACGTCCGCATGATTCCTTGGGGAAAAGGACTCCAGAGCATGCATATTTATTTGACAAAGAACGAATTAACTGA
- the pglZ gene encoding BREX-1 system phosphatase PglZ type A translates to MKDLAEQIDNFYSNGYLLKLNDQWQVHVDAASQWEARPYFRQDEFFRRFLEVPFLEKDLKVCVIISDALRYEIGEELLSLIRQQDRYEAELEPMLTMLPSYTQMGMAALLPHRKLALAENETSAVLVDGQSSVGLVNRTKILHLAKMGGKRAAALKADEFMAMKGDDCRILIRENDVVYVYHNRIDAAGDKRESEDQVFEAVEKTLEDMIRLIKKMTGANASNLIITADHGFIYQDRPIEESDFSGSAACGDEIFFRDRRFVLGKGLKDAPGLHKFTSSLLKLDGDVEIQIPRSINRLRLRGSGSRFVHGGAALQEVVVPVLKVNKKRKSNISAVSVNILAGAGNIITSGQLAVGFYQENPVSDKVRPRNLRAGIYTLECELISDSHDLSFDIVSDNPRDRELKVRFLLTSKADQFNNQEVILKLLEKVSGTSHYKDYKSLRYILRRSFTSDFDF, encoded by the coding sequence ATGAAGGATTTGGCTGAACAGATAGATAATTTTTACTCCAATGGCTACCTGCTCAAGCTGAATGATCAGTGGCAAGTTCATGTTGACGCTGCCTCTCAATGGGAGGCAAGGCCGTATTTTCGCCAGGATGAATTTTTCCGTCGCTTTCTGGAAGTTCCTTTTCTGGAAAAAGATCTCAAGGTCTGTGTAATCATCTCAGATGCCCTGCGCTACGAAATAGGCGAAGAACTTTTAAGCCTTATCCGTCAGCAGGACCGCTATGAAGCTGAGCTGGAACCTATGCTGACCATGCTCCCAAGCTATACCCAGATGGGTATGGCTGCCCTTCTGCCTCACAGAAAACTGGCCTTGGCTGAAAATGAGACCTCTGCCGTGCTGGTTGATGGCCAAAGTTCTGTTGGGCTTGTTAATAGAACAAAAATCCTTCATCTGGCAAAGATGGGGGGTAAGCGGGCCGCCGCACTCAAGGCTGATGAATTTATGGCCATGAAGGGTGATGACTGCAGAATCCTGATCCGGGAAAATGATGTTGTTTATGTTTATCATAACCGGATAGATGCTGCAGGCGATAAGAGAGAGTCAGAAGATCAGGTTTTTGAGGCTGTTGAAAAAACCCTGGAGGACATGATCAGGCTCATAAAAAAGATGACAGGAGCCAACGCCAGCAATCTGATCATAACTGCCGACCATGGCTTTATCTATCAGGACCGGCCCATTGAGGAGAGTGATTTTTCAGGAAGTGCTGCCTGCGGTGATGAAATATTTTTCAGGGACAGAAGATTTGTGCTGGGTAAAGGTCTAAAGGATGCTCCTGGGCTGCACAAGTTTACATCATCCTTGTTGAAGCTTGATGGGGATGTGGAGATACAGATACCCAGATCCATTAACCGGCTGCGCTTAAGAGGTTCTGGAAGCAGATTTGTGCACGGTGGTGCAGCCCTGCAGGAAGTTGTTGTGCCTGTCCTCAAGGTGAACAAAAAGCGTAAAAGCAATATTTCCGCAGTAAGTGTGAATATTCTTGCCGGAGCCGGGAATATCATTACTTCTGGACAGCTTGCAGTGGGCTTTTATCAGGAAAATCCGGTAAGTGACAAAGTCCGGCCCAGAAATCTCAGGGCGGGTATATATACCCTTGAATGCGAACTCATTTCCGATTCTCATGATCTTTCATTTGATATTGTCTCGGATAATCCAAGAGATCGGGAACTAAAGGTTCGCTTCCTGCTGACCAGCAAGGCTGATCAGTTTAACAATCAGGAAGTGATACTCAAGCTTTTGGAAAAAGTTTCTGGAACCAGTCATTACAAAGACTATAAGTCCCTCAGATACATACTGAGAAGATCATTTACCAGCGATTTTGATTTTTGA